One part of the Solanum dulcamara chromosome 8, daSolDulc1.2, whole genome shotgun sequence genome encodes these proteins:
- the LOC129900964 gene encoding protein CNGC15c-like isoform X2, whose translation MRLFCLVNVMAYGNSRSVRFRDDLEATKYAPANGDNVIKVKYKLDGIRQSEPASRKSDTKYDRSRKSLKAKVLSRVFSEDYESVNKKILDPRGHVIHRWNKIFLVSCLISLFIDPLLFYLPVMKDDICIDIGVTLEIVLTVIRSIADIFYMIQIFVRFRTAYVAPSSRVFGRGELVIDTSKIEQRYIRKDLLIDVVAALPLPQVTGVVTETAWAGAAYNLMLYMLASHVLGACWYLLSIERQEACWRYVCSLEKPSCDYGYFDCQRVNDPQRKSWFNSSNITRQCDPNKSDYPFGIYGDAVKVSVTSALFFNKYFYCLWWGLKNLSALGQDLSTSTHIGEIIVAIIVATLGLILFALLIGNMETYLQSTTIRLEEWRIRRMDTEKWMHHRQLPQELRQSVRKYDQYKWIATRGVDEEALLKGLPLDLRRDIKRHLCYDLVRRVPLFDQMDERMLDAICERLKPALCTQGTCLVREGDPVNEMLFIIRGNLDSYTTNGGRTGFFNSCRIGPGDFCGEELLTWALDPRPSVILPSSTRTVKAVSEVESFALVAEDLMFVAAQFRRLHSKQLRHKFRFYSHQWRTWAACSIQAAYRRYKKRKGVAELKALENLVNETELFSGQLDMNAPSPRSDFAEYAASRRGLHKRSDSDSTAVSSLQKPEEPDFSVDDE comes from the exons ATGAGATTGTTTTGTTTAGTCAATGTCATGGCTTATGGTAATTCGAGATCTGTAAG ATTCCGAGATGATCTTGAAGCAACAAAGTATGCACCAGCTAATGGGGATAATGTGATCAAGGTGAAGTATAAGCTTGATGGAATACGACAATCAGAGCCAGCCAGTAGAAAGAGTGATACGAAGTATGACAGGAGCAGAAAATCCCTGAAAGCTAAAGTACTATCACGAGTTTTTTCAGAAGACTATGAAAGCGTGAACAAAAAGATATTGGATCCTCGAGGACATGTAATTCATAGATGGAACAAGATTTTCTTAGTATCCTGTTTAATTTCATTGTTCATAGACCCTCTATTGTTTTACTTGCCAGTCATGAAGGACGATATCTGCATAGATATAGGAGTTACTCTGGAAATTGTCCTCACAGTCATTAGATCAATAGCTGATATCTTTTACATGATTCAGATTTTTGTTCGATTTAGAACTGCTTATGTTGCTCCATCTTCTCGTGTATTTGGGAGAGGAGAGCTTGTTATAGATACTTCAAAGATAGAACAAAGATACATCAGAAAAGATCTCTTGATTGATGTTGTTGCAGCCTTGCCTTTACCCCAG GTTACTGGTGTTGTGACTGAAACAGCATGGGCAGGAGCTGCTTACAACTTGATGCTATACATGTTAGCAAGCCAT GTACTGGGAGCTTGTTGGTATCTTCTATCAATAGAGAGGCAAGAAGCTTGCTGGAGATACGTGTGCAGTCTTGAGAAGCCCTCTTGTGATTATGGATATTTTGACTGCCAGAGAGTAAATGATCCACAAAGGAAGTCCTGGTTCAATTCCAGCAATATTACAAGACAATGTGACCCAAATAAAAGTGACTACCCATTTGGTATTTATGGCGACGCGGTGAAAGTTAGCGTGACATCTGCTTTGTTTTTCAACAAGTACTTCTACTGCCTCTGGTGGGGCTTGAAGAACCTAAG TGCTCTAGGACAAGATCTCTCTACAAGCACTCATATTGGAGAAATAATTGTTGCCATCATAGTTGCAACGCTTGGCCTAATTCTTTTTGCCTTGCTCATCGGCAATATGGAA ACGTACCTCCAATCGACAACAATTAGATTAGAGGAGTGGAGAATCAGGAGAATGGATACAGAAAAATGGATGCACCACAGGCAATTACCTCAAGAATTAAGGCAGTCAGTAAGGAAATATGATCAATACAAATGGATTGCTACAAGAGGAGTTGATGAGGAAGCTCTTCTCAAAGGACTTCCTCTAGATCTTCGCAGAGATATCAAACGCCACCTCTGCTATGATTTAGTTCGAAGA GTACCACTGTTTGatcaaatggatgaaagaatgcTAGATGCAATATGTGAGAGGCTAAAACCTGCATTATGCACTCAAGGTACTTGTCTTGTGCGCGAGGGTGATCCTGTCAATGAAATGCTCTTCATAATTCGAGGGAATCTTGATTCTTACACCACGAATGGTGGCCGTACTGGTTTCTTCAACTCTTGCCGTATAGGTCCAGGTGATTTCTGTGGGGAGGAGCTGCTGACATGGGCCCTCGACCCACGCCCAAGTGTGATTCTACCATCCTCCACTCGAACAGTGAAAGCAGTTTCTGAAGTAGAGTCATTCGCACTTGTAGCAGAGGACTTGATGTTCGTGGCAGCGCAGTTTCGGAGGCTGCATAGCAAACAACTTAGGCACAAATTCAGGTTCTATTCGCACCAGTGGCGTACTTGGGCTGCATGCTCTATTCAAGCAGCATACCGAAGATATAAAAAACGAAAGGGTGTAGCTGAACTTAAGGCTCTAGAGAACTTGGTGAATGAAACAGAGTTGTTTAGTGGGCAATTGGACATGAATGCACCATCACCTAGATCAGACTTTGCAGAATATGCTGCAAGTAGGAGGGGTCTTCACAAGCGCTCTGATTCAGATTCCACTGCAGTTAGTTCATTACAAAAGCCAGAAGAACCTGATTTCTCTGTTGATGATGAGTAA
- the LOC129900964 gene encoding protein CNGC15b-like isoform X1 — translation MRLFCLVNVMAYGNSRSVRFRDDLEATKYAPANGDNVIKVKYKLDGIRQSEPASRKSDTKYDRSRKSLKAKVLSRVFSEDYESVNKKILDPRGHVIHRWNKIFLVSCLISLFIDPLLFYLPVMKDDICIDIGVTLEIVLTVIRSIADIFYMIQIFVRFRTAYVAPSSRVFGRGELVIDTSKIEQRYIRKDLLIDVVAALPLPQVLIWVVIPNLRGSTMANTKNVLRFIIIFQYLPRLYLIFPLSSQIVKVTGVVTETAWAGAAYNLMLYMLASHVLGACWYLLSIERQEACWRYVCSLEKPSCDYGYFDCQRVNDPQRKSWFNSSNITRQCDPNKSDYPFGIYGDAVKVSVTSALFFNKYFYCLWWGLKNLSALGQDLSTSTHIGEIIVAIIVATLGLILFALLIGNMETYLQSTTIRLEEWRIRRMDTEKWMHHRQLPQELRQSVRKYDQYKWIATRGVDEEALLKGLPLDLRRDIKRHLCYDLVRRVPLFDQMDERMLDAICERLKPALCTQGTCLVREGDPVNEMLFIIRGNLDSYTTNGGRTGFFNSCRIGPGDFCGEELLTWALDPRPSVILPSSTRTVKAVSEVESFALVAEDLMFVAAQFRRLHSKQLRHKFRFYSHQWRTWAACSIQAAYRRYKKRKGVAELKALENLVNETELFSGQLDMNAPSPRSDFAEYAASRRGLHKRSDSDSTAVSSLQKPEEPDFSVDDE, via the exons ATGAGATTGTTTTGTTTAGTCAATGTCATGGCTTATGGTAATTCGAGATCTGTAAG ATTCCGAGATGATCTTGAAGCAACAAAGTATGCACCAGCTAATGGGGATAATGTGATCAAGGTGAAGTATAAGCTTGATGGAATACGACAATCAGAGCCAGCCAGTAGAAAGAGTGATACGAAGTATGACAGGAGCAGAAAATCCCTGAAAGCTAAAGTACTATCACGAGTTTTTTCAGAAGACTATGAAAGCGTGAACAAAAAGATATTGGATCCTCGAGGACATGTAATTCATAGATGGAACAAGATTTTCTTAGTATCCTGTTTAATTTCATTGTTCATAGACCCTCTATTGTTTTACTTGCCAGTCATGAAGGACGATATCTGCATAGATATAGGAGTTACTCTGGAAATTGTCCTCACAGTCATTAGATCAATAGCTGATATCTTTTACATGATTCAGATTTTTGTTCGATTTAGAACTGCTTATGTTGCTCCATCTTCTCGTGTATTTGGGAGAGGAGAGCTTGTTATAGATACTTCAAAGATAGAACAAAGATACATCAGAAAAGATCTCTTGATTGATGTTGTTGCAGCCTTGCCTTTACCCCAG GTATTGATTTGGGTTGTTATCCCTAATTTAAGGGGCTCAACAATGGCGAACACGAAGAATGTCCTAAGATTCATTATCATTTTTCAGTATCTCCCTAGACTTTATCTCATATTTCCATTGTCGTCCCAAATTGTCAAGGTTACTGGTGTTGTGACTGAAACAGCATGGGCAGGAGCTGCTTACAACTTGATGCTATACATGTTAGCAAGCCAT GTACTGGGAGCTTGTTGGTATCTTCTATCAATAGAGAGGCAAGAAGCTTGCTGGAGATACGTGTGCAGTCTTGAGAAGCCCTCTTGTGATTATGGATATTTTGACTGCCAGAGAGTAAATGATCCACAAAGGAAGTCCTGGTTCAATTCCAGCAATATTACAAGACAATGTGACCCAAATAAAAGTGACTACCCATTTGGTATTTATGGCGACGCGGTGAAAGTTAGCGTGACATCTGCTTTGTTTTTCAACAAGTACTTCTACTGCCTCTGGTGGGGCTTGAAGAACCTAAG TGCTCTAGGACAAGATCTCTCTACAAGCACTCATATTGGAGAAATAATTGTTGCCATCATAGTTGCAACGCTTGGCCTAATTCTTTTTGCCTTGCTCATCGGCAATATGGAA ACGTACCTCCAATCGACAACAATTAGATTAGAGGAGTGGAGAATCAGGAGAATGGATACAGAAAAATGGATGCACCACAGGCAATTACCTCAAGAATTAAGGCAGTCAGTAAGGAAATATGATCAATACAAATGGATTGCTACAAGAGGAGTTGATGAGGAAGCTCTTCTCAAAGGACTTCCTCTAGATCTTCGCAGAGATATCAAACGCCACCTCTGCTATGATTTAGTTCGAAGA GTACCACTGTTTGatcaaatggatgaaagaatgcTAGATGCAATATGTGAGAGGCTAAAACCTGCATTATGCACTCAAGGTACTTGTCTTGTGCGCGAGGGTGATCCTGTCAATGAAATGCTCTTCATAATTCGAGGGAATCTTGATTCTTACACCACGAATGGTGGCCGTACTGGTTTCTTCAACTCTTGCCGTATAGGTCCAGGTGATTTCTGTGGGGAGGAGCTGCTGACATGGGCCCTCGACCCACGCCCAAGTGTGATTCTACCATCCTCCACTCGAACAGTGAAAGCAGTTTCTGAAGTAGAGTCATTCGCACTTGTAGCAGAGGACTTGATGTTCGTGGCAGCGCAGTTTCGGAGGCTGCATAGCAAACAACTTAGGCACAAATTCAGGTTCTATTCGCACCAGTGGCGTACTTGGGCTGCATGCTCTATTCAAGCAGCATACCGAAGATATAAAAAACGAAAGGGTGTAGCTGAACTTAAGGCTCTAGAGAACTTGGTGAATGAAACAGAGTTGTTTAGTGGGCAATTGGACATGAATGCACCATCACCTAGATCAGACTTTGCAGAATATGCTGCAAGTAGGAGGGGTCTTCACAAGCGCTCTGATTCAGATTCCACTGCAGTTAGTTCATTACAAAAGCCAGAAGAACCTGATTTCTCTGTTGATGATGAGTAA